The following are encoded together in the Malaya genurostris strain Urasoe2022 chromosome 3, Malgen_1.1, whole genome shotgun sequence genome:
- the LOC131438872 gene encoding peritrophin-48-like: MKGLIISLFLSLARAVVVTQAQLDVPGVKVVSSPEEVPALDTCNPGENKMFYCSDCNTLAFCGNPAATIPCDSEFPYCNPGEGQSSCLDTPAPSCTSEPGPITCSSVGVLPDPDCTIYHVCLKVGNVSDVYKCPAGTNFNLATHMCRAGNANTCVRIQCGVTTGFVYYGNSRQYYALCTVVNGQVTSTNIYQCPNRATFDMRTKSCVYSCPGQGNFANSNDPATYYQCAIVNGRPVANLKRCPAGRIFNQTLSYCV, from the exons ATGAAAGGCCTGATTATTTCGCTGTTTCTTTCGCTTGCCCGTGCCGTCGTCGTGACGCAAGCTCAGCTTGACGTTCCGGGTGTCAAAGTCGTCAGCTCGCCGGAAGAAGTCCCAGCTTTGGATACTTGTAACCCGggagaaaataaaatgttttattgcTCAGATTGCAATACACTTGCTTTTTGTGGCAACCCAGCAGCGACGATTCCATGCGACAGCGAGTTTCCTTACTGCAACCCTGGTGAAGGACAATCTAGCTGTCTCGATACACCAGCCCCTAGTTGCACATCTGAACCTGGCCCTATCACATGCTCCTCGGTCGGGGTTCTTCCAG ATCCCGACTGCACCATTTATCACGTCTGCCTCAAAGTGGGAAATGTATCGGATGTCTACAAATGTCCAGCGGGAACCAACTTTAACCTCGCAACGCACATGTGTCGAGCTGGAAATGCTAATACCTGCGTTAGGATTCAATGCGGCGTCACCACTGGCTTCGTTTACTATGGAAATTCACGTCAGTACTACGCGCTGTGTACAGTGGTAAACGGGCAGGTCACTTCAACGAATATATATCAATGCCCCAACCGTGCAACATTCGACATGAGAACTAAATCCTGTGTGTATAGCTGTCCCGGACAAGGAAATTTTGCCAACTCTAACGACCCGGCTACCTATTATCAGTGCGCAATCGTCAATGGTCGGCCGGTGGCTAATCTGAAGAGATGCCCTGCTGGTAGGATATTCAATCAGACGCTGTCGTATTGCGTTTAA